A window from Sphingobacterium hotanense encodes these proteins:
- a CDS encoding transposase yields the protein MKKDRITLGVDVSKKTLDICHWGTHDFIKIENNSSGFKQLAKWMRGKGFVSSQVFFIMEYTGGYEYRFLQYCESKGLSYTRKSGLEIKKSMGMVRGKSDKQDSFRIAQYGEEKAYMLEPSGKLNSTIFDLKQLISFRKRLVREMAGYKASSSERKAMYGKDAGKVILKVSKTMIDVYKKEIYRVEREILQLIESDESLNRNYQILKSVKGIGPVNAWMTIVYTENFKAFTDPRKYAVYAGVIPFEHTSGTSIRGRKRVSHMANKAIKQELNQAAKIAITHDKTLREYAQRKLTTKAYPLVLNNVKFKLILIMFSLIGRQEMYREDYHYAA from the coding sequence ATGAAAAAAGATCGTATTACCTTAGGTGTCGACGTTTCTAAGAAGACATTGGACATCTGCCATTGGGGCACACATGATTTCATTAAGATCGAGAACAACAGTTCGGGATTTAAGCAATTGGCAAAGTGGATGCGAGGGAAAGGTTTTGTATCAAGCCAAGTCTTCTTCATCATGGAATATACTGGTGGATATGAATATAGATTCCTGCAGTATTGCGAGTCAAAAGGTCTTTCGTATACACGCAAATCTGGTCTAGAGATCAAGAAGTCGATGGGCATGGTCCGTGGCAAGAGCGATAAGCAAGACTCCTTTAGGATTGCCCAGTATGGGGAAGAAAAGGCTTATATGCTCGAACCAAGCGGTAAATTGAATTCTACAATATTTGATCTTAAGCAGCTGATCTCCTTTCGTAAACGTCTAGTGAGAGAGATGGCCGGTTACAAAGCGAGCAGCTCTGAGCGCAAGGCGATGTACGGGAAAGACGCAGGGAAGGTGATCCTGAAGGTCAGTAAAACAATGATAGATGTTTATAAGAAAGAGATCTACAGAGTAGAACGAGAAATCTTACAGCTCATCGAAAGCGATGAATCGCTCAACAGGAACTATCAGATCCTCAAAAGCGTCAAAGGGATAGGCCCGGTCAATGCCTGGATGACGATCGTTTATACGGAGAATTTCAAGGCTTTTACCGATCCCCGAAAATACGCTGTCTATGCCGGTGTGATACCATTTGAGCACACTTCTGGGACCAGTATTCGCGGTCGAAAGCGAGTCTCGCATATGGCCAACAAGGCCATAAAGCAGGAGTTGAACCAAGCGGCAAAGATTGCCATTACACATGACAAGACGCTCCGAGAATATGCGCAACGGAAGCTCACAACCAAAGCTTACCCGTTGGTCTTGAACAATGTGAAATTCAAGCTGATTTTGATCATGTTTTCCTTGATCGGACGACAGGAGATGTATCGGGAAGATTATCATTATGCAGCGTGA
- a CDS encoding glycerate kinase, giving the protein MKKILIAPNSFKGALTAEEVAQAIETGLKASKIQAELIKFPIADGGDHTSYLLSKHLKGKMEKRAVKGVYLQDTEASYALLDKGKTAIIEVAETTGFKSISGKLRSPIESSSYGLGELIKYNLDQGVLDFIICLGGSASVDGGIGMLQALGMEFLDKAGKAINATSKNYRDIKSFSLDKLKRISQDARFTVLCDVENKLLGADGAAAVFGPQKGASPEDVKALEAFLGYFDKLTEEIIGKSLNSVIGGGAAGGLGAAFIVFLNADIKKGAAYFFELTKIEDQVKNVDWVITGEGSIDSQSLEGKAPVVLAELARKHNKPIIGLAGNIPLEIDEKLQDYFAALLSIGNRPEDLEDAIQHTADNLTRTAKQLGLLLSR; this is encoded by the coding sequence ATGAAGAAAATACTAATTGCACCCAATAGTTTTAAAGGGGCGCTTACAGCAGAAGAAGTCGCCCAAGCAATTGAAACGGGGTTGAAGGCTAGCAAAATTCAAGCTGAGCTAATCAAGTTTCCCATTGCAGATGGCGGTGACCACACATCCTATTTGCTTAGCAAGCATCTAAAGGGCAAAATGGAAAAGCGCGCTGTGAAGGGTGTCTATTTGCAGGATACGGAAGCGAGCTATGCATTGCTAGACAAGGGCAAAACTGCGATTATAGAGGTTGCAGAAACCACGGGCTTTAAATCGATTAGCGGCAAGTTGCGTAGCCCTATTGAATCGAGCAGCTACGGCCTCGGCGAGCTGATCAAATATAATCTGGATCAGGGTGTTTTGGATTTTATCATCTGCCTGGGTGGTTCAGCGAGCGTTGACGGAGGAATTGGGATGTTGCAGGCATTGGGTATGGAGTTTTTAGACAAAGCCGGAAAAGCGATCAATGCGACATCGAAGAACTATAGAGACATAAAAAGTTTCTCTCTCGACAAGCTTAAAAGGATCAGTCAGGATGCACGTTTCACTGTGCTATGCGATGTAGAGAACAAGTTGTTGGGAGCTGATGGTGCGGCAGCAGTATTTGGCCCCCAGAAAGGAGCTAGTCCTGAGGATGTGAAAGCACTAGAAGCGTTCTTGGGCTATTTCGATAAATTAACGGAGGAGATCATTGGAAAATCTTTGAATTCAGTGATTGGAGGCGGGGCCGCCGGCGGACTTGGCGCCGCTTTTATAGTATTCTTAAATGCCGACATAAAGAAAGGAGCGGCATATTTTTTCGAACTCACGAAGATTGAAGATCAGGTAAAGAATGTCGATTGGGTAATTACCGGCGAAGGCAGCATAGACTCGCAATCCTTGGAAGGAAAAGCACCGGTAGTTTTAGCCGAACTGGCACGCAAGCACAATAAACCCATAATTGGCCTGGCGGGAAATATCCCATTAGAGATTGACGAAAAGTTACAGGACTATTTTGCAGCATTGCTATCAATCGGTAATCGTCCGGAGGACTTGGAAGATGCTATACAACATACCGCCGATAATTTGACGAGAACAGCTAAGCAGTTGGGCTTATTATTGAGTCGTTGA
- a CDS encoding 2-hydroxyacid dehydrogenase produces the protein MKIFINKLIPEDGMKILADSGIGMLMPENPEISYDEWIGYCQQCDAILNIGAYKIDKQFFDLCPSVKAVSLFSVGYDQVDLEEATRRGIPVSNTPDVLSKATSDIAFLLMLMVSRLASFHTNQVRLGVRFKYFNPIANLGQELYGKTLGIFGLGRIGLEMALKCKAAYQMNIIYHNRNQHPDLEKQVDAKYVSFEELLQQSDVLSIHANYAPEHHGKFDASVFQQMKPNAILVNTARGGFINEEDLYEALQSERIWGAGLDVSDPEPMLPDNPLLKLERVCVLPHIGSATVEARGGMARTAAENIVAFVDGKPMPTCLNPEVYEKS, from the coding sequence ATGAAGATCTTTATCAACAAATTAATTCCTGAGGATGGCATGAAGATATTAGCAGATTCTGGTATCGGCATGCTGATGCCGGAAAACCCGGAGATTAGCTATGACGAATGGATCGGCTACTGCCAGCAGTGCGATGCAATTCTGAATATCGGTGCTTATAAAATCGATAAGCAGTTTTTTGATTTATGTCCATCGGTAAAGGCAGTATCCTTGTTTTCGGTAGGGTACGATCAGGTTGATTTGGAGGAAGCTACGCGGAGAGGCATCCCTGTCTCCAACACGCCCGATGTGCTGAGCAAAGCAACTTCGGATATAGCGTTCTTATTGATGTTAATGGTATCTCGACTGGCGTCCTTTCATACCAACCAGGTGCGTCTTGGCGTTCGATTTAAATATTTTAATCCGATTGCTAATCTAGGGCAAGAGCTATACGGAAAAACGCTCGGCATTTTTGGGTTGGGGCGGATCGGTCTAGAGATGGCGCTAAAATGTAAAGCTGCCTACCAGATGAATATCATTTACCATAACCGCAATCAACATCCGGATTTAGAGAAGCAAGTAGACGCAAAATATGTTTCCTTTGAGGAGTTGCTGCAGCAGTCTGATGTACTATCGATACATGCAAATTACGCTCCTGAGCACCACGGTAAATTCGACGCCAGCGTTTTCCAGCAGATGAAGCCAAATGCCATATTGGTCAATACCGCTCGCGGCGGATTTATCAATGAAGAAGATCTTTACGAAGCGTTGCAATCAGAACGTATCTGGGGTGCAGGCTTGGATGTTTCGGATCCGGAACCTATGTTGCCCGACAATCCATTATTGAAGCTAGAGCGCGTATGCGTGTTGCCACATATTGGTTCTGCAACGGTGGAAGCTCGTGGAGGAATGGCCCGAACTGCAGCGGAAAACATCGTCGCTTTTGTGGATGGGAAACCGATGCCTACTTGCCTAAACCCTGAGGTTTACGAGAAATCCTAA
- a CDS encoding YciE/YciF ferroxidase family protein: MSKKMNQNGEKMPNAHLHELMVDELKDIYNAERQLLAGLKKLVSSAEGEELKNAFKEHLQETEGQIDKLKQVFQLLDLPARGKKCKAMEGLLNEADEIMSEFEGSEALDAALVAAAQKVEHYEIATYGSLATYAKLMQHDDVAAIFAEILEQEKNADEKLTQVAMSKANKK; encoded by the coding sequence ATGAGCAAAAAGATGAATCAAAATGGTGAGAAAATGCCTAATGCGCATTTGCATGAGTTAATGGTAGACGAACTGAAAGACATTTACAATGCCGAGAGACAACTGCTGGCAGGCTTAAAGAAATTAGTCTCATCAGCAGAGGGAGAAGAGTTGAAGAATGCCTTTAAAGAGCATTTACAGGAAACCGAAGGACAGATTGACAAGCTCAAGCAAGTGTTTCAGCTACTCGATCTTCCGGCACGTGGTAAGAAATGTAAAGCAATGGAGGGCTTATTGAATGAAGCCGATGAAATCATGAGCGAGTTCGAAGGAAGTGAAGCCTTAGATGCGGCTCTTGTTGCTGCAGCACAGAAAGTAGAACACTATGAAATTGCAACCTATGGTTCCCTAGCCACCTATGCCAAGTTGATGCAGCATGATGATGTAGCAGCAATTTTTGCAGAGATTCTTGAACAAGAAAAGAATGCCGACGAAAAACTTACGCAGGTTGCTATGTCAAAAGCTAACAAAAAATAG
- a CDS encoding RNA polymerase sigma factor: MKTTLNSTISENSPILKRLANNFTNDPFEKEDLVQETFIRSLKSLEKFVNHPKLVSWLYVIMKNIYLNKYRREAIHRIAEKEITYTQSSNSKIKNKAESDFVVKDVQDALHTLSEENYKIISMYLEGFKYYEIAEHMNIKEGTIKTRIHTIRKILKKKLRVYAV, translated from the coding sequence ATGAAAACGACCCTAAATTCCACTATCTCAGAAAACTCGCCGATACTCAAACGGCTAGCGAACAATTTCACGAATGATCCTTTCGAAAAAGAAGATTTGGTACAGGAGACATTTATTCGCTCACTAAAGTCATTAGAAAAATTCGTTAATCACCCAAAGCTAGTTTCGTGGCTTTATGTGATTATGAAAAACATCTACCTCAACAAATATCGTCGTGAAGCCATACACCGAATCGCCGAAAAGGAAATTACCTACACACAATCATCCAACAGCAAGATTAAGAATAAAGCAGAATCAGATTTTGTAGTGAAGGATGTGCAGGATGCCCTACATACGCTATCTGAAGAAAATTACAAGATTATAAGCATGTATCTAGAAGGCTTTAAATACTATGAGATTGCAGAACATATGAACATAAAAGAAGGCACCATCAAAACCCGGATACATACCATTCGAAAGATCTTGAAAAAGAAGCTACGAGTTTACGCGGTGTAA
- a CDS encoding sensor histidine kinase has product MLPLEENNLNNDFNMKQYSLFDEESQKTMLNIDLFFKDGPFAYVFLDKFFQVFRINDRFLKLFGQHHPQILGRHIFEFLDGEDALKLKAVFENRDCLYDPLILSLKFIQKDNNFLAVDTYVKKFMNQFDEDQYCLLMFDKGFYPDPNWIEGKKELYKTIIETQEQERIRIGQQLHDSVAQILYAIRLNLQHIVSENDVLAGDIAPIKKMLNDAIFQVRNISVDLVPSVLHDFGLKAAILSMCERVSTSDFHVKCYICEDQEGLDKDFLLVVYRVIQELLNNSMKHSSASQVIVKTRCDAEQVNIEVTDNGVGFQAKLEESLRNGIGLQSIKSRVERYDGTLEIRDLEEGTQVKVTLKIK; this is encoded by the coding sequence ATGCTACCGCTTGAGGAAAACAACTTGAACAATGACTTCAATATGAAGCAATACTCGCTCTTTGATGAGGAGTCGCAAAAAACGATGTTGAATATTGATCTTTTCTTTAAAGACGGGCCTTTCGCTTATGTCTTTCTCGATAAGTTTTTTCAGGTTTTTCGTATCAACGACCGCTTTTTGAAGCTTTTTGGCCAGCATCATCCACAGATCCTCGGACGTCATATTTTCGAGTTTTTAGATGGCGAGGATGCGTTAAAACTAAAAGCAGTATTCGAGAACCGAGACTGTTTGTACGATCCGCTTATTCTCTCTTTAAAATTTATTCAGAAAGACAATAACTTCTTGGCCGTGGACACCTATGTCAAGAAGTTTATGAATCAGTTTGATGAGGATCAATATTGTCTGCTGATGTTTGATAAGGGATTCTACCCAGACCCAAATTGGATAGAGGGAAAAAAGGAATTATACAAGACAATCATCGAAACGCAAGAGCAGGAACGCATCCGTATCGGCCAGCAACTACATGATAGTGTTGCGCAAATACTATATGCTATTCGTTTAAATTTACAACATATCGTATCCGAGAACGACGTTCTAGCAGGAGATATTGCGCCCATAAAAAAGATGTTGAACGACGCCATCTTTCAGGTCCGTAATATCTCGGTAGATCTTGTGCCTTCCGTATTGCATGATTTTGGCCTTAAAGCCGCCATACTATCGATGTGCGAGCGGGTTTCTACTTCCGATTTTCATGTGAAATGCTATATCTGTGAAGATCAAGAAGGACTGGATAAGGATTTTTTACTGGTCGTCTACCGCGTTATTCAGGAACTGTTAAACAATTCAATGAAACATTCTTCGGCCAGTCAGGTTATTGTAAAGACAAGATGCGATGCCGAACAAGTCAATATCGAAGTTACCGACAATGGTGTTGGATTTCAAGCAAAGCTGGAAGAAAGCCTTAGAAATGGTATTGGTTTGCAAAGTATAAAAAGTCGGGTAGAGCGTTACGATGGTACTCTGGAAATTCGGGATCTAGAGGAAGGAACACAGGTGAAAGTGACATTAAAAATAAAATAG
- a CDS encoding response regulator transcription factor: MAEVKILLAEDHLVVRNGIKLLLDSQQDFQVIGDVNNGREVLDLLDNGLAVDVIITDIGMQEVDGLQLIREVSERYPHIKVLVLTMLDCDQHVARAFEYGAKGYLIKNVGAEEMLFAIQHVMRGGRYLCEELSMGFIEKAIVRNNNQPVNLDPTELDLTSRELEVLELLGEGYTNLEISKKLFLSKRTVEGHRQNLIDKTKSKNTPALIKFAVQNGLIH, from the coding sequence ATGGCAGAGGTGAAGATATTATTAGCGGAAGATCATTTGGTCGTTAGAAACGGGATCAAGTTATTACTCGACTCGCAGCAAGACTTCCAAGTTATCGGAGACGTCAATAATGGGAGAGAGGTATTAGACTTATTAGATAATGGTTTGGCGGTCGATGTTATCATTACAGACATCGGGATGCAGGAAGTTGATGGACTGCAGTTGATTCGTGAGGTAAGCGAACGTTATCCACATATAAAAGTACTTGTTTTAACGATGTTAGATTGTGATCAACATGTGGCTCGAGCGTTTGAATATGGTGCAAAAGGATATTTGATCAAAAATGTGGGTGCCGAAGAAATGCTGTTTGCTATTCAGCATGTGATGCGCGGTGGGCGATATTTGTGTGAAGAGCTATCAATGGGCTTTATTGAAAAAGCGATCGTAAGAAACAACAATCAGCCTGTCAACTTAGATCCTACAGAACTCGATTTAACCTCAAGAGAGCTGGAAGTGCTGGAATTATTGGGTGAGGGATATACTAATTTAGAAATTTCTAAAAAGTTATTCCTGAGCAAAAGAACAGTGGAAGGCCATAGACAGAATTTGATTGATAAGACGAAATCGAAAAACACGCCAGCGCTGATTAAATTTGCTGTGCAGAATGGTTTGATCCACTAA
- the ligD gene encoding DNA ligase D has translation MADLKKYQQKRDFSVTSEPEGRTENTKAKAKKLTFVVQRHHASRLHYDFRLELDGVLKSWAVPKGPSLNPKDKRLAVQVEDHPVSYATFEGSIPKGNYGAGTVSIFDEGTYDFVESKNAKTFLEDLEKGSIKFHLHGKRLKGEFALVRMHTGEGNNWLLIKHKDEFSTDKAFDAEKLIDKAIVEEGKAFKKESAAARKTTTKSATAKSKDIANKPKPMLAKLAADLPDGDEWLYEKKFDGFRSIAVCLGNKVKLLSRNSNSLDAKFPSLVKELNKIKRDCVLDGEIVIEDKSKQAHFQLLQSGEPIPRNLELHYYVFDILELDDVDLRSYDLLQRKEILELLLKKANLPKILFVESLNMNREKSIQEAESQHWEGLIAKRKDSSYLEDKRSSSWLKYKLRNTQEAVICGFTEPQGSRLGFGALVLGAYDRGKLKYIGNCGTGFNDSLLKDLHKEFSKLSTKTKPFDKTVKVANERLVTWLEPTLVCDVYYSEWTKDKHLRHPVFKGLRTDKAAEETKLEIVEAKAMEKERIVKFGKKEVKLTNQDKIYWPDEGIRKGDMIAYYEEMGDFILPYVKDRPISMNRFPNGIKGKSFFQKDVEPDQLPSWVKIAPMFSKSNNSTIDYLLCNDLASLLFIANLGSIEINPWLSTYKKPDKPKFAVLDLDPNGADFDELKAVARTSKEVFDKAGVPAFIKTSGSTGFHIFLHVNERYDYEVVRDFIQFVAQLVQDQHPDTTSLVRDPKKREGMIYLDFLQNRQGQTIAAPYSLRPKPMATVSTPITWEELDEDIQIADFTIDTVPERVKAIADPWAELMNSKVDIKKALGNF, from the coding sequence ATGGCAGATTTAAAGAAATATCAACAGAAGCGCGACTTTTCGGTTACCAGCGAACCGGAAGGGCGGACAGAAAATACGAAGGCAAAAGCAAAGAAACTAACCTTTGTTGTGCAACGACATCACGCCAGCCGACTACATTATGATTTTCGCTTGGAATTGGATGGCGTATTAAAGAGCTGGGCGGTGCCTAAAGGTCCTTCCTTAAATCCGAAAGACAAACGCCTCGCAGTACAGGTTGAGGACCATCCCGTGAGCTATGCGACTTTTGAGGGGAGTATTCCTAAGGGCAATTATGGCGCCGGTACGGTTTCTATTTTCGATGAAGGGACTTATGATTTTGTCGAAAGCAAAAATGCAAAAACATTCTTGGAAGACCTGGAAAAGGGTTCTATTAAATTTCATCTTCATGGTAAGCGGCTGAAAGGCGAGTTTGCATTGGTGCGCATGCATACGGGAGAAGGAAACAACTGGTTGCTGATCAAGCATAAGGACGAATTTTCTACGGACAAGGCTTTTGATGCGGAGAAGCTGATTGATAAGGCGATAGTAGAGGAGGGGAAGGCCTTTAAAAAAGAAAGCGCGGCAGCCAGAAAGACAACTACAAAATCAGCTACAGCCAAATCAAAGGATATCGCCAATAAGCCTAAACCCATGCTGGCGAAACTGGCGGCTGACTTGCCGGATGGTGATGAATGGCTATATGAGAAGAAGTTTGACGGCTTTCGATCGATCGCTGTCTGCTTGGGCAATAAAGTAAAATTACTTTCCAGAAACTCCAACAGTCTGGATGCTAAGTTTCCAAGCCTGGTCAAGGAATTGAATAAAATAAAGCGAGACTGTGTACTGGACGGGGAGATTGTAATCGAAGACAAAAGCAAGCAAGCACATTTTCAGCTTTTACAGTCGGGAGAGCCTATACCAAGAAATCTAGAGCTTCACTATTATGTGTTTGATATTTTAGAATTAGACGACGTAGATCTTCGATCGTACGATTTACTGCAAAGAAAAGAGATTTTGGAACTGCTGCTCAAAAAGGCCAATCTTCCGAAAATTCTATTCGTCGAAAGCCTCAATATGAATAGGGAAAAGAGCATACAGGAAGCGGAATCGCAACATTGGGAAGGGTTGATTGCCAAACGGAAGGATAGCAGTTATCTGGAAGATAAGCGCAGCAGTTCTTGGTTGAAATATAAATTAAGAAATACACAAGAAGCCGTGATCTGTGGCTTTACCGAACCTCAGGGTTCCAGATTAGGTTTCGGAGCCTTGGTGTTAGGTGCATATGATCGAGGGAAGCTGAAGTATATTGGCAATTGCGGAACTGGATTCAACGATTCCTTGCTGAAGGATCTGCATAAAGAATTTTCGAAGCTTAGCACAAAGACGAAACCTTTCGATAAGACAGTAAAAGTTGCGAATGAACGACTAGTGACTTGGCTAGAGCCTACATTAGTATGTGATGTTTATTACTCGGAATGGACAAAGGATAAGCATTTACGGCATCCTGTATTTAAAGGCTTGAGAACAGATAAGGCAGCAGAAGAAACAAAACTGGAAATTGTAGAGGCGAAAGCGATGGAAAAGGAGCGTATTGTTAAGTTCGGGAAGAAGGAAGTGAAGCTAACGAATCAGGATAAGATATACTGGCCAGATGAGGGTATCCGCAAAGGAGATATGATTGCGTACTATGAAGAAATGGGCGATTTTATACTACCCTATGTGAAAGATAGGCCGATTTCGATGAATCGATTTCCGAATGGGATAAAAGGCAAGAGTTTTTTTCAAAAAGATGTAGAGCCCGATCAGCTTCCATCTTGGGTGAAAATAGCACCAATGTTTTCGAAGAGCAACAATAGCACGATAGACTATCTTCTATGCAATGATTTGGCGAGCTTGCTTTTTATCGCTAACCTTGGTTCGATTGAAATCAATCCCTGGTTATCAACTTATAAGAAGCCCGATAAGCCTAAATTTGCAGTTTTGGACCTAGATCCTAATGGCGCTGACTTCGACGAGCTAAAGGCAGTTGCACGAACCTCTAAAGAGGTGTTCGATAAAGCTGGGGTTCCAGCATTTATTAAAACCTCTGGATCCACTGGTTTTCATATTTTCTTGCATGTCAATGAGCGTTACGATTATGAGGTCGTTCGCGACTTTATCCAATTTGTTGCTCAGCTTGTCCAAGATCAGCATCCGGATACGACCAGTTTGGTGCGCGATCCGAAAAAACGGGAGGGGATGATCTATCTGGACTTTCTTCAAAATCGACAAGGGCAAACCATTGCTGCGCCGTATTCATTGCGTCCGAAACCGATGGCAACGGTAAGTACACCGATTACTTGGGAAGAGCTGGATGAGGATATACAAATAGCCGACTTTACCATTGATACAGTGCCCGAACGAGTAAAAGCAATTGCCGACCCTTGGGCAGAGCTGATGAATAGTAAAGTCGATATTAAGAAAGCACTTGGCAACTTCTAA
- the ku gene encoding non-homologous end joining protein Ku: protein MRAIWTGAIGFGLVNIPIKIYSATQSSSLDLDMLDRKDQANIKYKRVNEKTGKEVAWENIVKGYMLKDKYVVLEDADFEDAMPEKNKMINLQSFVKIQEVDSVYFDTPYYLEPQKSGEKAYQLLLKALEKSKTAGLGTFVMRNVENLAIIKPSDNILVLNKLRFEEEIRSTEDLKDSGSVKIKKEEMDMAMQLIKANSRPFDISAFKNEYSKELLKIIQQKSKGKRATIRKINVENTKASDLLEKLKASLA, encoded by the coding sequence ATGAGAGCAATTTGGACAGGAGCAATAGGATTCGGATTGGTGAATATTCCGATAAAGATATACAGCGCAACACAATCGAGCAGCTTGGATTTAGATATGCTGGATCGAAAGGATCAAGCGAATATTAAATACAAGCGTGTGAATGAGAAAACCGGAAAAGAGGTTGCGTGGGAAAACATTGTCAAGGGCTATATGCTTAAAGACAAGTACGTCGTACTGGAAGACGCAGATTTCGAAGATGCCATGCCAGAAAAGAATAAGATGATCAACCTTCAGTCTTTCGTCAAGATTCAGGAGGTGGATAGCGTATATTTCGATACGCCTTACTATCTGGAGCCTCAGAAATCCGGAGAGAAAGCTTATCAGCTTTTGTTGAAAGCATTGGAGAAGAGCAAAACCGCAGGCTTAGGAACCTTTGTGATGCGCAACGTGGAAAACCTGGCGATCATCAAACCATCAGACAATATTCTTGTACTCAACAAGCTTCGCTTTGAAGAAGAAATTAGAAGCACGGAAGATCTGAAAGATAGTGGGTCGGTGAAGATCAAAAAAGAAGAAATGGATATGGCGATGCAGCTGATCAAAGCCAATAGCAGACCCTTCGATATCTCGGCGTTCAAAAATGAATACAGCAAAGAATTGCTGAAGATTATACAACAGAAAAGTAAGGGAAAGCGCGCAACCATCCGAAAGATCAATGTGGAGAATACCAAAGCATCCGACCTATTAGAAAAACTAAAAGCAAGCCTTGCTTAG
- a CDS encoding CinA family protein, with translation MVRIDHRLLNKVAAELVKRGWTLATVESMTAGFLSSIWSLQVDAGHLLKGGIVCFEESVKTNLLRVPQHLIDTYTAESMEVTKALIPGLKKLIPADVLISLTGVAYEGTKKHPTAEVGDVFIAVDIHGILVSRVYSLPSLNAADTYVKAFNASLALLDELLAIV, from the coding sequence ATGGTACGTATAGATCATCGGCTATTGAACAAAGTAGCGGCTGAATTAGTAAAAAGAGGTTGGACTTTGGCGACTGTGGAGAGCATGACGGCAGGCTTTTTATCCAGTATCTGGAGCTTGCAGGTAGACGCTGGACATCTTTTGAAGGGGGGGATCGTATGTTTTGAGGAGTCTGTGAAGACCAATCTGCTCCGTGTTCCACAGCATTTAATCGACACCTACACTGCCGAGTCGATGGAAGTTACGAAAGCTTTGATTCCCGGCTTAAAGAAGCTTATTCCTGCAGACGTCCTGATTTCTTTGACGGGAGTTGCTTATGAGGGGACAAAAAAGCATCCGACAGCTGAAGTCGGTGATGTGTTTATCGCTGTAGATATTCATGGAATTCTCGTTTCGCGAGTCTATTCATTACCTTCCCTCAATGCTGCGGATACTTATGTAAAAGCATTTAACGCATCCTTAGCGTTGCTTGATGAGTTACTTGCGATCGTTTAA
- a CDS encoding SDR family oxidoreductase yields METTKEGNPKDLYPRPPFKKQTQEPPGETKKMDPRPDHGEHTYEGSGLLTGKVAIITGGDSGIGKAVAIAMAREGADIIICYKDDIEDEDAKDTEEYVKQAGREAILFKGDIRSEETCKKIIDIAVERYKKIDILINNAAYQMSYKNLQEITAEEWNKTFEVNLSAMFYLTKYAQEHIREGGSIINTTSVNAYDPNPTLLPYAASKAAIQNFTSNLAQKFLEEGNGIRVNAVAPGPVWTPLIPSTIPDHEKFGDNTPIGRPGQPAEIAPVYVFLASAAASYVSGATIPATGGRITI; encoded by the coding sequence AACGAAAGAAGGAAATCCTAAAGACTTATACCCTAGACCACCGTTTAAAAAGCAGACACAAGAACCTCCCGGAGAGACCAAGAAGATGGATCCTCGACCCGATCATGGCGAACATACCTACGAGGGTTCGGGACTATTGACCGGCAAGGTTGCTATTATTACAGGTGGCGACTCGGGGATCGGCAAAGCCGTTGCCATCGCTATGGCAAGAGAAGGTGCAGATATTATCATTTGCTACAAAGATGATATTGAAGATGAAGATGCAAAGGATACCGAGGAATATGTAAAGCAAGCTGGTAGAGAAGCCATTCTATTTAAAGGAGATATCCGTTCGGAAGAAACCTGTAAGAAAATTATCGATATCGCCGTTGAACGCTATAAGAAAATCGATATTCTGATCAACAATGCTGCCTATCAAATGAGCTATAAGAACCTGCAGGAAATCACGGCAGAAGAATGGAACAAAACGTTTGAGGTTAACCTGAGTGCTATGTTTTATTTGACGAAATACGCGCAGGAGCACATCCGCGAAGGCGGAAGTATCATTAACACAACGTCTGTTAATGCTTATGATCCGAATCCTACCCTATTGCCCTATGCTGCGAGTAAAGCTGCTATTCAAAACTTCACTTCCAACCTAGCACAGAAGTTTTTGGAAGAAGGCAATGGTATCCGAGTCAACGCCGTAGCCCCCGGACCAGTGTGGACTCCCTTGATACCGAGCACAATTCCGGACCACGAGAAATTTGGTGATAACACGCCGATAGGAAGACCCGGACAGCCGGCCGAAATTGCTCCTGTCTATGTTTTCTTAGCCTCTGCAGCTGCATCCTACGTGTCTGGAGCAACCATTCCGGCTACCGGAGGCAGGATTACGATTTAA